The Plasmodium brasilianum strain Bolivian I chromosome 14, whole genome shotgun sequence genome contains a region encoding:
- a CDS encoding negative elongation factor A, with amino-acid sequence MSAGGTLKSMDKNKHTDTKISDDDCENKCHMKKDYNNSHMNNEGKSGTKGKNLKNERENNEISDKYIKYLECIKNNWSSSQASKLLSKKLIKYISERFLYMSSSLKVRVLTSFFYLTDQLRTESERHLLLITANGEIDGNGWVKKFSRILKPFIKTGIIDIKDIDSQTMHRILNYIDQENNSKNSKKHYIHNKKELEYIHMCDPINELKNLENKNIIHLDEYKMFTPSKNFDCLLSSCDTIIVDSDEVIQNFDKDTVLNLSEKSFIIFLDTKTSNSDIKGTYSKILKNSNVSIIGTCAYVKDLIKGRSLKYLDELGTQNYIKSDDIFNFSIYVFTVNGEEDIIPQIYKKHPSYITYIITCKENEIFDNPEYAKENKNVFHTNPSILSQLMVVFLIFFFLFIGFNLLFNIGTPKIFEEKQLIINKEH; translated from the exons ATGAGCGCAGGAGGAACTCTGAAATCTATGGACAAGAATAAACATACTGATACGAAGATAAGTGATGACGACTGTGAGAACAAGTGTCATATGAAAAAAGACTACAATAACAGTCACATGAATAATGAAGGAAAAAGCGGTACAAAAGgaaagaatttaaaaaatgaacgagaaaataatgaaataagtgataagtatattaaatatttagagtgtataaaaaataattggtCTTCTTCTCAAGCatcaaaattattaagtaaaaaattgataaaatatatatctgaAAGATTTCTATATATGTCTAGTTCCCTAAAAGTACGTGTACTAACTagctttttttacttaactGATCAATTAAGAACTGAAAGTGAACGACATTTATTACTAATTACAGCAAACGGTGAAATTGATGGTAATGGATgggtaaaaaaatttagcaGAATTTTAAAACCATTCATTAAAACAGGAATAATTGATATCAAGGATATAGACAGTCAAACCATGCAcagaatattaaattatattgatcaagaaaataatagtaagAATAGTAAGAAACactatattcataataaaaaggaactggaatacatacatatgtgcgatccaataaatgaattaaaaaatttagaaaacaaaaacattatacatttagatgaatataaaatgtttacCCCTTCAAAGAACTTTGACTGTCTGCTCTCATcg TGTGATACCATAATAGTAGA ttcTGATGAAGTTATCCAAAATTTTGATAAAGATACAGTTTTGAACCTGTCTGAA AAATcctttatcatatttttagaCACAAAA ACCAGTAACAGTGATATAAAGGGAACATACtccaaaattttaaaa AACTCTAATGTAAGCATAATTGGGACTTGTGCTTATGTTAAGGACTTAATTAAAGGAAGAAGTCTTAAGTATTTAG ATGAATTAGGAACCCAGAACTATATTAAATCAGATGAT atattcaatttttctaTCTACGTTTTCACGGTTAACGGTGAAGAAG aTATTATACCCCAAATTTATAAGAAACACCCAAGTTATATAACTTATATAATCACCtgtaaagaaaatgaaattttcGATAATCCTGAATAtgcaaaagaaaataaaaacgtTTTCCACACCAACCCg AGTATTTTATCCCAGTTGATGgttgtttttttaatatttttcttcctaTTCATTGGATTTAaccttttatttaatattggAACTCCAAAGATATTCGAGGAAAaacaattaataattaataaagaacACTGA